The sequence below is a genomic window from Phyllostomus discolor isolate MPI-MPIP mPhyDis1 chromosome 11, mPhyDis1.pri.v3, whole genome shotgun sequence.
TTTGCTTCCCCAAATTTGAAACGTAGTCTAAATAATTGATATCATACTCAGTCAATGATTTTTTCAATGGTCTGTATTTACtgtgaaaatattcttttcccaAAAGAGACAACACATACCCCTTCAGAGGCTGAGGAGcttcattgttatttattatgaTACATTGGAGGTGGATTCATTATGAAGCTAATGAAGTTCAAATCTTAGGGCTCCTTACTCACCATCCAAGGCTCTTTATctagttttgtatttatttatgttttgcttaaagaatccccccccccaaattgtATAAGCCAATGACTCATTAGACTTTGTTTTCCTCTAAAGGCATGGAGCCTCTGGTCTGGTTGgtactttgtatttctgaggaAGTTCTCCCCAGGGATGAAGAGGAGGATGCTGCTGCTCTTCGTTTTAAAATGCTGAGGAGCCATTTCCTGTAATGCGTAGATGCAAAGAAGTAAATAATAGGGTCAATGCCACAGTTCATGTTCATGAGGGACACGGTGAGCTGAAGGGACACTTTAAAAGCTGTCTGCTCAGGGCAAGATGGCAGGTAGAGTGTCTGTCTCACCATGAACTGAATGATGTTGAGATGGTAAGGGCTGAAGCACACAATCACGGCCACCAGCACCACCAGAGTGAGCAGGCAGGCCCTCCGGTGGTGCCCTTTCTCACTCATCACAGGGTTTTCCTGAGCAGTCCTGCACAGCTTCACTGTGATCTTCACGTAACAAAATAACATGATCCCCACTGGCCCACAGAAGCTTATAACACAGGCTACTAGGATTATGAGAGGCAGCCTAAAGACCTTCTCAATGCTGACGTACTCCATGCAGGTGATCCTGCCTGCCACGGGCTTAGTCATGCTTATCAGGAGGAGAGGCACTGTCTGCAGAACTGCCAGGGCCCAGATGGCCACACAGATGAGCTTTGCTTGGCTGGCACTGTGGAGCCGGGGGCACTGGTGGGTGCGGACCACAGCTAGATAGCGATCCACGCTCACACAAGTCATGAGGTAGACCCCACCATAGGTGTTCAAGTAGAATATGAACGCTGTCAGCCTGCAAAGCCCTTCACCAAAAGGCCAGCTGAAGTCTAGTGCATAATAGGTGAtcttcccaggcagggccagcgTGAACAGAAGGTCAGACACTGCCAGGTGGACCAAGTAGACATCTGTTGAGTTGATCTTCTTGCCCTTTTGACAGGCTAGGCAAAGGGCAAGGATATTTCCCAGGGTGCTGAAGACCAAAAGGATGGTGTAGAACAGACAGAGTATCACACTGGCTGCCCGGGGTGGGTGGTGAGGAAGGCAGAAGCTGACATTGTGGGAGACGCTATTTGGGTCAGCTGTGCTGGAAGCCATGTCATAGAGTccttgaggagacaaaaaaataaatagtgtaaTACTGAATCTGTGGGGTTATACCTCTATATagcaataattaataatttgCTAAGGCAACATGCACATGAAAAACATctctttttaagtaaaatttttgttGAAGTGTAACATACTGTTCCAGCTACTATTGCCATGTAACAAATTACCCTTGAAATTTAGCAACTTAAAACAAACTTTATTATGTCCACTGTCAGGTTTGGAGCAGGACACTGTGAGAATGGCTTTTCTCTGCTCCTCAGTGTTGGGAGCCTCAGCTGAGAAGAATCAGCAACTGGAGAGTGATGTAAGGGCAGAGGCTGGGACCATCTGGAGGTGACTTCACTGAAATGTGTGCCAGTTAATGTTGGGTTTTGGCTGGAGCCTCCACCGGGGCTGACAACTAAAGTACCTGGACATGGGCTCGTCATGAGATGGGGTttcctcacagcatggcagcCTAATGGTAATTAGATTCCTCACATAGCAGTTTGAGACTCCAAAAGAAAGTGTCCCAGTAACTGGGTAGAAGCTCCATCTATTAACCATGGCTTTTCCATCTTCTGATGCATTTACATCTTAGGGCCTCTCTGACCCTGGAGGAATTGGCCCTCCTCCAGTTAGCCAATTCTATGAGTGTGTTTTCAAATGCAAACCAACCATTCCAGAGTCACATCCCAACCACCTCTTTGTTGGGCTCTCACACTCTAGGCCACTATCCCCCTGGCCTAATCACCCTAGGGCCAAAGTATCAAACAACCAGGGCAGCCCTTATGTTCCAGAGCCTGttgaaattattcaaactagACAATCCTAAACTTGCTTGCCCTGCCTTGACTGTTCCTTTCCACAGAAACCACAATAAAGGCCTTTGCCCTTATTTccgcccctctctctctgtctcctgacTGACCCAGAGCTTCCTGTGTGGCCCCCTGTGATGTGGTATGCCCCTTCTTTTTGGGATCTGTGAGTTA
It includes:
- the LOC114508473 gene encoding G-protein coupled receptor 183-like, with protein sequence MASSTADPNSVSHNVSFCLPHHPPRAASVILCLFYTILLVFSTLGNILALCLACQKGKKINSTDVYLVHLAVSDLLFTLALPGKITYYALDFSWPFGEGLCRLTAFIFYLNTYGGVYLMTCVSVDRYLAVVRTHQCPRLHSASQAKLICVAIWALAVLQTVPLLLISMTKPVAGRITCMEYVSIEKVFRLPLIILVACVISFCGPVGIMLFCYVKITVKLCRTAQENPVMSEKGHHRRACLLTLVVLVAVIVCFSPYHLNIIQFMVRQTLYLPSCPEQTAFKVSLQLTVSLMNMNCGIDPIIYFFASTHYRKWLLSILKRRAAASSSSSLGRTSSEIQSTNQTRGSMPLEENKV